The DNA window TGGTTCATTAGTTATTACCATGCCCTTATCTAATCTTGTATCATTATATTCTATACTAAATCTTTGAGGTGCCTCATGTACGCTTAATAAAAAACCTACTCCATGTCCTGTACCACATTTATAGTCTATGCCCTGCTCCCATAGTGGAAGTCTAGCTAATACATCTAGATTAGTGCCTGTTACTCCGTGTAAAAATTTTGCCCTGCATAATGCAATATGTCCCTTTAGAACATATGTAAAATCTCTCTTCTCTTCTTCTGTAATCTTGCCTAAAACTATTGTTCTTGTAATATCTGTAGTTCCATCAAGATACTGTCCTCCAGAGTCTACTAAAAACATTCCTTCTGTTCCTAGTGTATATTGATTTTCTTCTGTAGCCTTATAGTGCATCATAGCTGCATGGTCCTTATATGCCGCTATAGTATCGAAGCTTGTGCCTATGAAGCCTTCTTGTTGTTTTCTAAAGCCTTCAAGCTTATCTGTAGCAGATATTTCAGTTATTTGTTCTTTATTTATGGTATTGTCAAGCCAATATAAAAATTTAACCATTGCAACACTGTCTTTAACGTGGCACTTTCTAAGATTCTCAATTTCCGTTTCATTTTTTATAGTCTTAAGCAGCATTACAATATCTTTTTCTTGAACTTTTTTATTGTTTTTTGGCATACATTCATGTAGCCATCTGCTTATCTTATTTGGATCATAGAAAACGCTTAAGCCTTTATCAATATTCTTTAATGTATTTCCTATTTCCTCGTATTCTTTTACATCTACTCCATTTTCTTTTAAGAAATATCTTACTTCATCAGTTACTTTTCTAGAATCTATAAATATGGCTGCATTATCCATTGATACTATGGCATAGGCTATGGTTACAGGATTGTTCCTTACGTCATTACCTCTTATGTTAAAAAGCCAAGCTATATCATCGAGACTACTCAGCAGATAATATCCTGCTCCCTTTTTATTCATTTCTTCTCTGACCATATTAAGCTTTTCTTTTGTGGATTTACCTGAGTATTTCTCCTCGTGGATATATACTTTTTCTAAGGGTAATTCAGGCCTATCCCTCCAAATCAAATCGATCAGATCATATCTATCGTCTATTGTTATATTTTTATTCTTTAATCTTCCTTCTAGTTCTTTAGCTTGGTTACATGAGAAAACCTTCCCATCAAAGCCCAAGCAATCTCCTTCTTTAAGCACATCTGCAACCCATTCTGAATATGTGGGTACACCTGGCTGTCTCATTTTAAAAAGCTTAATACCTGTTCCTTTAAGCTCTCTCTCTGCTTGTATGAAATATCTTCCATCAGTCCATAGTCCAGCTTTATCTAATGTCACTACTACCGTACCTGCTGAGCCTGTAAAACCAGATATCCATGCTCTTGATTTCCAATGTTCTGGCACATATTCACTTTGATGAGCATCAAAGCTAGGTATTACATAAGCATTCATTCCTTTTTCCTTCATTAGCTCCCTAAGAGCTTGAAGCTTTTCATTTACTAGCACATGAATTCCTCCCTTAAATAAGCTTTTTGATGTAGTTAATATATGCAGTTTCGAAGCACAAATTTGTTCACTCTCTATGGTCGTGCAAATTTGGTCCTAACGGACGCTCCTATCATAAAACTACAATAGGGCTGATTCTCATTGCCTTTGACCTACCATCGATTAACCTTCACTTTATTATAATATATCATATTATTATAAAATATATCTATATTTCAGTTTGCTTTTCAATCAAATGCTTCCAATACCTTTTTGGCATATGCTGCCTTTGCAGCTTTGGATTTATTTTATTCCTTATTGCAATAGTATTAAAATATTCCTTCCACAGCTTTTGATAGTCTTCTTCCTCTTCTTGAAAGCTAATCTCTCCAGAAATGTTTAAGTCTCTCATTATCCACTCTTTTTTATTATACATTACTCCTATATTTCTCCTTACGTCATGAATAATCCAGCATTCATCAGATAATCTTTCCGCAAAATGAGGAGCCATAAGACCTACTATATCATTATCCGGCTCTATCTGAGAGTAATATACTCCATTACTTAGATGACTAAATCTAATGAATCCAAGCATTAAATGCACCTCTTTGCTTACTTGTTGGCGAATCTTATGCACTGTTAGAACTGAATCATTTTTTAGATTTTGATCTATTCCCCTTCCAACTTTCCATCCCAGTCTTAAATACCTATAAATTGCAGTTCCTCTATCAGGTCTTTCTGATAGAAATACATAAAAGCAATTTTTAAGTGTATATTCTGAAATCTTTGTCTTTATTGATGAGTAGACTTTTTTAGATTTCTCTAAATCTGTTTCAATATGTACTTTTTCAACAAGAAGGCTTTGCTGAGGACTGTCCTCTGATAATATTTCATCTGGTATTTCTCTTCTATAATAGGCTTCGTATATGGCAGTCAATAATCCGTCAAAGCTTCCGTCATATATGTAATATAACATTTTAAAATTCCCCCGTTATTGTTGAAACAATATCATTTGCTGGTAATAGCTGAGGATATACAGAAAACAAAGAAAGCTGTTCGCCCTTTTCTCCAAAGTCCTTACTATTGAGACTAAATAGCATGCTATTTCTTATGGCAGAAGAATCCATGCTTTTGATGCCATAATGTTTTCCATTACAGGTTATAAAGTATCTAGCTCTCTTCAACACTATTCCTAGCTTTTTCAAATCCCTAAAGCCTAATGCCCCAAACTTTCTCGCTGCAATTATTCTCCTAGCAGACGTTACTCCAATACCTGGGACTCTTAACAACAGGTAGTATTCTGCCTTATTAATCTCAACAGGAAACAATTCAATGTTTCTCAATGCCCAATCACACTTAGGATCAAGTGCTAAGTCAAAATCAGGCTTTTCATCACTGAGAATCTCGGCAGCATTGTAGCCATAAAATCTTAAGAGCCAGTCGGCTTGATAAAGCCTATTTTCTCTAACTAATGGCGGTGAAGCAAGGACTGGAAGATTAGGATGCTTTGATACTGGCATAAAGGCTGAATAATACACCCTTTTTAGTTTAAATCCCTTATATAATGCCTCTGAAAGCCTGAGTATCTTTAAATCACTATCTTCAGTAGCACCTACAATGAGCTGAGTAGTTTGCCCGGCGGGGACAAAGCTCTGAGAATACTTAAATTTCTGTCTCTCTTCTACAGATTGATGTATTCTTGAATTTATAAAATTCATAGGCTTAATAATAGCATCCTTCTTTTTTTGTGGCGCAAGCAGCTTTAATCCATCGTTAGAGGGCAGTTCAATGTTTACACTCATTCTATCAGCATACATACCTGCTTTTTCTATTAAAGCTTTATCTGCTCCCGGTATTGCCTTCAGATGAATATATCCATTGAATCTATGCTCTTCCCTAAGCCTTTTAACTGTACTGGTTAAAAGCTCCATAGTATAATTTGGGCTCTTATATACAGCAGAGCTTAAAAAAAGTCCTTCTATATAATTTCTCTTATAAAAGTTTATAGTCAAATCTGCCACCTCATCAGGTGTAAAGGCCGCCCTAGGAACATCGTTTGAAGCCCTGTTTACGCAATAAACACAGTCGTATATACAGTGATTAGTAAAAAGTATTTTTAATAGCGATATGCACCTTCCGTCATCTGCCCAACTGTGACATATTCCACATTGGCTAGTGCTTCCCAACTCTCCTTTTTTCCCTTTCCTATTGCTGCCACTAGAAGAACAAGACACATCATACTTCGCGGCGTCTGATAATATTTTTAGTTTATTAAGTATTTCCATAGTATCACTCCAAGTGTTTGTTATCTATATTTTACCACTAATTTTAACGTTTGCAAACATATGTTCGTGTATTTTTTTGCTTTTTTATTTCTGCGTGATTCCTGTTTTTTAATGGGGATATTAAAAAACGCCCTACGTATTTATTAATATTTTTAAAATATTTATTAATTTTATTAAATTTCAACTTGACATTATTAATTTTTGATAGTAGTATGAAGTCAAGAGCATATTATCCTGTGTTATTAATATATATAATTTATGAGCCAAACTATATATTAGGCTTAATATGGATAATTAAATGCATATTTAAAGTAAAAATACAAAATGTTAGGGGGTATTACATGTACACTTTTCCAAAAAATCTTTACACAGATGTTAGATTGGAGGATGCTTCTGTAAGTGAAATCACTTATCAAAACGGAGATCTAATGCAAAATTTAAAGAGAAATCGCAGGGGGGGATTTATTCGAATCTTTGACGGTAAAAGATGGTACTATAGCTCTACAACAGACATAGATAATATACAGGAAGAAATAAATAAGCTGGCACTTATGGCTAATGAAAATGAATATATAATGGATAATCCAGTTGTGAAAAAATTTGAGGTCAATAAAGGGGAATTCCTTCAATTTAAGGAAAATGACATCTTGAATGTAAGTCAGAAAGAAAAACTAGAGCTTTTAAAATCATATTTTCCTTTCGTAGAGAATAAGGAAGAGATAAAAATGTGGAGAGCTGTATATATAGATCGCAAAACCACAAAGGAATTTTATTCTAGCAAGGGAGCTAATTTAAAATTTAATTACCAAACCTGTGCAATAGTATATAGATATTCATTGAATATAGAAGGTAAAACCTTAAATGGTGGCTGTGATAAGACAACTACAGATTTTAATGAGCTTAAAGCATTTGGAGAGAAGCTAGAGAATACATTAGCTAGAGATATTGAATATACTAAAACCGCTAAGCCAATAACTCCTGGAAAATATACTGTTATATTTGCACCTATAGCTACAGGAGTATTTACCCATGAAAGCTTTGGGCACAAAAGTGAGGCAGATTTCATGGTTGGAGACGAAGCTATGATGAAGGAATGGACCATTGGCAAAAAAGTTGGAGCAGATAATTTGTCCATTGTAGATACTGGAAGCCTTTTAGGCAGCGGCTTTGTACCATTTGACGATGAAGGAACTAAATCTAATAAGACCTATCTGATTAAAAATGGAATTCTTTCAGGTAGACTTCATAGCAGTGCTACAGCAGAGTCTCTTAAGGAAAATCCTACAGGCAATGCTAGAGCATTAAATTTTGAATTTGAGCCAATAGTCAGAATGACTAATACATACATTGAAGCTGGAAATAAAACTAAAGAAGAGCTTATCTCGGAAGTAAAGGAAGGTATATTAGTGGAGGAGGTTAATCATGGCTCTGGTATGTCTACATTCACTATTGCACCTAGTATTTCTTATATGATTAGAGATGGGAAAATAGCAGAACCTGTAAATATAGCAGTCGTTAGCGGAAATGTGATGGAAACTCTTCATAATATAGACGGAATTTCAAAGGAAATAGAAGTATTTTCTTCATCCTTAGGAGGCTGCGGAAAAATGGAGCAATTTCCTCTTCCAGTCGGTATGGGTGGACCTTATATAAGAGTTAATAATATGACGGTACAATAGGGGGTGTAGTCGTGATAAAGGAAAAATATATTAGCAATGAAAAAGAAATCACTATAAATATCGTTCAAACAGAAATAAAATCCATAAGAAAAAAAGACATGACTAAAACAGGCTTGAGGATTTATCAAGATGGGTACATAGGAGTTGCAGGAGCTGTAGGTAAAGCTGATGAAGTAGAGCTAGAAAAAAGGGCTGTGGAAAATCTAAAGCTTCAAATTCCATATCCTTATGAGCCTTCAAGCAACCATGCTGAGGAAGTAGATTATAGAAAAGAAGTTCTTTCTGATGAGGATTTTGTAAAGGAAGTAGAAGAACTTCTAAGAATATTTAAAAATGAATTTCCTGATTTTATTTTCTCAAATAATATTTCCATTCAAGAAATGGATATTAGACTATCCAACAATAAGGGCCTAGATTTAACCCATAAAGATAGGTTTATATCAATAGAACTTATCATAAAAGAAAAATCATCTTTAAACGTTTTTGATGCTTTTGTATTTTTAACAGATAGAGAATATAGCAAAGAAAAAACATTAGATATAGTTAGAGAAACATTGACAGCATGTGGAAATCAAGTTAAACTACCTGTGGAAGGAAAGCAGCCTGTAGTATTTATGGCAAATGATTATCTACCACTTAAAAAGATAATAGAAGAATTAAACGGTTACAAGGTAGGTACAGGCGCCTCTTTATTTAAAGATTCTATTGGAGAGAAAAAGTTTAGTGAAGACTTTACACTATATCAAAGTGCGGAAGAAGAAGACATGACAGGGTATGTATTTTTCGATGCAGAGGGTGTGGTAAACAAAAATTACAGATATGCTCTAATTGAAAATGGAAAAATAATCAGCCCGTACACAGATAAAAAGACTGCTGCTCAATTTAATTTACCTCTAACGGGAAGTGCCGCAGCAGATTATGACAAGGTACCTTCACTAGCCGCTAGAAACTTTAAGATAGCATCAGGTGGTAAAACCTTAAAGGAACTTTTAAATGGTCAGTTGGCAGTAGCAGTTCTCATAGCTTCTGGCGGAGATTTTACAGCAGAAGGAGTATTTGGTACACCTGTCCAATTAGCTTTCTTAACTGATGGTGAAAAACTAATAGGCAGGCTTCCTGAGCTTACTATTTCAGGTGAGGTTTATACAATGTTTGGAGATGACTTTATCGGCCGTTCAGAAGATAAATCCTTCTTAGGACAAAATGCCTTAGCATTTAATTTAGATGTGAATTATATATAGCTGGATAAAATCATAAAAAATAAATGTCAAAGTTATTGCATATTTATTGATTTAATGCAGTAGCTTTGACTTTATTTAATTTCTAAACGTTGAATTTCAATGACTCTCCATGAAAAGCTAAGCATGGACTACATGGAATCTAGATTTATCTGGCCTTTAGCATAAGTAGATTTGCTATGTTCATTAAAATTTCTAGTAATAGCTATGGCCAATATAACAGCACTTATGCCTGCTAATAGCTTTGAAACAATAAAAGGAACTATGACTGTTTTTTCGATGCCAGCCACAAATCCAAGCTGTCCTCCAAATGTAAATGCACCACTTACAGCAAATGCTGAACATATTACCTTTCCTCTATCGTCCATGTCTTTCATCATTAAAAATGCAGGAACATTATTAGCTAAAGAAACTACAACTCCAGCCACTACATTCTCTCCTATGCCCATCTTCTCACCTAGTTTAGACAGAGGTCCTCTAAATACTTTCGTCACTATATGCATCATTGGATAAGCTCCGCAGAGGACTATAGCAATACTTCCCACTATCTTCAGTCCTTCGTCAAATGGCTCCATTCCTGGTATGATAACTATACCTGATATTCTTTCAAATATGCTTACCATAAGTCCAATTGCTCCAATAGTAACTATTACTTTACTAAAATAGCCAAATCCTTTTATTAATTTATCGGGCCATTTAATGAGTCCAAGGGCTAAAAATGCAGCCAATAATATAATTGGAATCATGTTGATTATAAGCGTAGATATATTGATTCCTAAAAGTATTCCTCCAAAAATGCTTCCAAGAGGTAAAGTTACTATGCCTAATAATATTCCTTTTGTAAAAAAGTATTGATCTTTCTTTTCGATAATTCCTGCTCCAATTGGAATTGTAAATACTACTGTAGCACCTAGCATAGATGCTAGAATAAGTCCTGAAAATAACCCTAGTTCCTTTGTCTGTGCCATTTTAGCTGCTGAAATATATCCTCCCATATCGCATGCAAGAATAGAGCCTGGTAATATAGAAGGGTCTGCCCCTATGACCTCGAAGAGCGGACCAATTATTTTTGACAATTGACTTGAGATTACTGGTGCTAGTGAGTATATTCCTATTATGCTCATAGCCATATTGCCCATTGACTTAAATCCTTCTTCAAATTTTTCTCCTATCCCAAATTTATTGCCTAATACTCTATCTATACATCCTAATACGGCAAATACAAAAATGATATAAAGAACTATTTCGTTCATTTAATTTCTCCTTATCCTAGTTTGATTAGTAGTATCTTCTACTATTTATTGTTTTAGATTTATATCCCATATGATCCATAGTAATTATAATAAATTTATCTAAATATGTACACGACAAAATTAAAAAGAGACATAGCTTTTTGATAGTATGATTTTATTTGATAATTTTGAGATAATATGGTATACTATCTATATCAAATACAGGAGGTACAATACAGTGAGCAATAAAATAAACCTATCATCTCAACAAAGCTCTATACAAGTGTTTATTCGTCAGGTTTATGGTACCCCTTGTCTATTCAGATCTAATGCTTAAAATAGTTATATTTATATAATATATTTGTAATCAAAGCCATGGGTATACATATCTATGGCTTTTTTTGTGCTAGCTATAGGGTTAAAAACCTATAGCTTTATTTTTTTGTAAAAAAGGAGATGGATATATGTTATTAGATGTAAATAATATATCTAAGTTTATTGAGGATAAAGAAATATTAAAGGATATTTCCTTTAAGCTATATAAAAAGGATAAAGTCGGGATAGTAGGCAGAAACGGCATTGGAAAAACTACATTACTTAAAGTAATCACATCAGAACTAGAAGCTGATAGCGGAACTGTGAATTTCTACGGAAAGTATGGATACCTGCCACAAAATTTATTTGTAGAAAATGATTTATATGTATATGAATTAATGGAAGAGACAAAAAAATATGGAGAGTTTTTAGAATTGCTTAATAGGTTTGGTTTAATTTCTATTGAAGGACAAAAAATTAGGACACTTAGTGGTGGTGAAAAAACTAAGCTGTATCTTATTCGTCTTCTGCTTCAAAATCCGGATATATTGATACTTGATGAGCCTACTAACCACTTAGATTATGAAACTATTGAATGGCTAAAAAGCTTTATCAATAGCTTCAACGGTTCTGTTCTAATGGTAACTCATGATAGATATTTCCTAGACAAAACTGTTTCTAAAATATTTGAGTTAGAAGATAAAACCATTAAGGAATATAGCGGTGGATATACATTCTATGCAAATCAGAAAAAAGCTGAGCTTGACAGAGCAAGACTAGAATACCGCATTTATATGAAGCAAAAAAAGCAATTAGAAGAGGCTGCTAGAAAGCATATGGAACGGGCAAATAGGTATAATGATATGTCGCAGAGTGATTTTCAAAGGCATAAGGCTGCAAAAATAGCTAAAAGAGCAAAGGCAATTATTTCAAGACTTGAAAATATGGATAAGAAAGAAAAACCTATAGTTTCTAAAAATATTAGTATCAAACTAGAGGAAAGTAGTGAAAAAACTGGCGATATTCTAATTAGAGCAGAGCAAGTGTCTAAAACCTATGATAAAATCCTTTTTAATAATATAAGCTTTAATGTATACCGTAATACAAGAATTGGACTTGTAGGAAAAAATGGAGCCGGAAAAAGTACGCTAATAAAAGGATTAATTGGGAAGATACAGCTAGAAGGAAAAGTAAGTATTTCTCCATCTGCAAAAATAGGCTATTTCTCTCAGGAACTTGAAGAGCTAAGCCTAGACTCTACAATTTTACAAGAACTGAAAGAGATAACTAACGATGAAGGTTATGTTAGAACCTTGCTTGGCTGTATGCTTTTTAGAAGAGATGATGTATATAAAAGGATTGAGAACTTAAGCTACGGTGAAAGGGTTAGAGTGGCCTTCCTAAAGCTGATTCTTGAAGAAAATAATCTGT is part of the Proteiniborus sp. MB09-C3 genome and encodes:
- a CDS encoding aminopeptidase P family protein, which produces MLVNEKLQALRELMKEKGMNAYVIPSFDAHQSEYVPEHWKSRAWISGFTGSAGTVVVTLDKAGLWTDGRYFIQAERELKGTGIKLFKMRQPGVPTYSEWVADVLKEGDCLGFDGKVFSCNQAKELEGRLKNKNITIDDRYDLIDLIWRDRPELPLEKVYIHEEKYSGKSTKEKLNMVREEMNKKGAGYYLLSSLDDIAWLFNIRGNDVRNNPVTIAYAIVSMDNAAIFIDSRKVTDEVRYFLKENGVDVKEYEEIGNTLKNIDKGLSVFYDPNKISRWLHECMPKNNKKVQEKDIVMLLKTIKNETEIENLRKCHVKDSVAMVKFLYWLDNTINKEQITEISATDKLEGFRKQQEGFIGTSFDTIAAYKDHAAMMHYKATEENQYTLGTEGMFLVDSGGQYLDGTTDITRTIVLGKITEEEKRDFTYVLKGHIALCRAKFLHGVTGTNLDVLARLPLWEQGIDYKCGTGHGVGFLLSVHEAPQRFSIEYNDTRLDKGMVITNEPGVYKEGKHGIRTENVLLVAEDQLTDSGQFMKFEVLSYCPIDLDGVESNLLTDIEKDWLNNYHKDVYEKLYPYLNDEEKEWLKRETREI
- a CDS encoding metallopeptidase TldD-related protein; translated protein: MIKEKYISNEKEITINIVQTEIKSIRKKDMTKTGLRIYQDGYIGVAGAVGKADEVELEKRAVENLKLQIPYPYEPSSNHAEEVDYRKEVLSDEDFVKEVEELLRIFKNEFPDFIFSNNISIQEMDIRLSNNKGLDLTHKDRFISIELIIKEKSSLNVFDAFVFLTDREYSKEKTLDIVRETLTACGNQVKLPVEGKQPVVFMANDYLPLKKIIEELNGYKVGTGASLFKDSIGEKKFSEDFTLYQSAEEEDMTGYVFFDAEGVVNKNYRYALIENGKIISPYTDKKTAAQFNLPLTGSAAADYDKVPSLAARNFKIASGGKTLKELLNGQLAVAVLIASGGDFTAEGVFGTPVQLAFLTDGEKLIGRLPELTISGEVYTMFGDDFIGRSEDKSFLGQNALAFNLDVNYI
- the abc-f gene encoding ribosomal protection-like ABC-F family protein translates to MLLDVNNISKFIEDKEILKDISFKLYKKDKVGIVGRNGIGKTTLLKVITSELEADSGTVNFYGKYGYLPQNLFVENDLYVYELMEETKKYGEFLELLNRFGLISIEGQKIRTLSGGEKTKLYLIRLLLQNPDILILDEPTNHLDYETIEWLKSFINSFNGSVLMVTHDRYFLDKTVSKIFELEDKTIKEYSGGYTFYANQKKAELDRARLEYRIYMKQKKQLEEAARKHMERANRYNDMSQSDFQRHKAAKIAKRAKAIISRLENMDKKEKPIVSKNISIKLEESSEKTGDILIRAEQVSKTYDKILFNNISFNVYRNTRIGLVGKNGAGKSTLIKGLIGKIQLEGKVSISPSAKIGYFSQELEELSLDSTILQELKEITNDEGYVRTLLGCMLFRRDDVYKRIENLSYGERVRVAFLKLILEENNLLILDEPTNFLDIPTREIIEEALLDYEGSILFVSHDRYFVEKMAEEIWELSNSSLTQYIGGYSYYLDKKKQSFSKHSIDIREEILKLEMQLSHISFKLMGCKDEEKADLEKEYFEVTQKLRVLKK
- a CDS encoding TldD/PmbA family protein, with amino-acid sequence MYTFPKNLYTDVRLEDASVSEITYQNGDLMQNLKRNRRGGFIRIFDGKRWYYSSTTDIDNIQEEINKLALMANENEYIMDNPVVKKFEVNKGEFLQFKENDILNVSQKEKLELLKSYFPFVENKEEIKMWRAVYIDRKTTKEFYSSKGANLKFNYQTCAIVYRYSLNIEGKTLNGGCDKTTTDFNELKAFGEKLENTLARDIEYTKTAKPITPGKYTVIFAPIATGVFTHESFGHKSEADFMVGDEAMMKEWTIGKKVGADNLSIVDTGSLLGSGFVPFDDEGTKSNKTYLIKNGILSGRLHSSATAESLKENPTGNARALNFEFEPIVRMTNTYIEAGNKTKEELISEVKEGILVEEVNHGSGMSTFTIAPSISYMIRDGKIAEPVNIAVVSGNVMETLHNIDGISKEIEVFSSSLGGCGKMEQFPLPVGMGGPYIRVNNMTVQ
- a CDS encoding putative DNA modification/repair radical SAM protein — encoded protein: MEILNKLKILSDAAKYDVSCSSSGSNRKGKKGELGSTSQCGICHSWADDGRCISLLKILFTNHCIYDCVYCVNRASNDVPRAAFTPDEVADLTINFYKRNYIEGLFLSSAVYKSPNYTMELLTSTVKRLREEHRFNGYIHLKAIPGADKALIEKAGMYADRMSVNIELPSNDGLKLLAPQKKKDAIIKPMNFINSRIHQSVEERQKFKYSQSFVPAGQTTQLIVGATEDSDLKILRLSEALYKGFKLKRVYYSAFMPVSKHPNLPVLASPPLVRENRLYQADWLLRFYGYNAAEILSDEKPDFDLALDPKCDWALRNIELFPVEINKAEYYLLLRVPGIGVTSARRIIAARKFGALGFRDLKKLGIVLKRARYFITCNGKHYGIKSMDSSAIRNSMLFSLNSKDFGEKGEQLSLFSVYPQLLPANDIVSTITGEF
- a CDS encoding TIGR03915 family putative DNA repair protein yields the protein MLYYIYDGSFDGLLTAIYEAYYRREIPDEILSEDSPQQSLLVEKVHIETDLEKSKKVYSSIKTKISEYTLKNCFYVFLSERPDRGTAIYRYLRLGWKVGRGIDQNLKNDSVLTVHKIRQQVSKEVHLMLGFIRFSHLSNGVYYSQIEPDNDIVGLMAPHFAERLSDECWIIHDVRRNIGVMYNKKEWIMRDLNISGEISFQEEEEDYQKLWKEYFNTIAIRNKINPKLQRQHMPKRYWKHLIEKQTEI
- the eutH gene encoding ethanolamine utilization protein EutH — protein: MNEIVLYIIFVFAVLGCIDRVLGNKFGIGEKFEEGFKSMGNMAMSIIGIYSLAPVISSQLSKIIGPLFEVIGADPSILPGSILACDMGGYISAAKMAQTKELGLFSGLILASMLGATVVFTIPIGAGIIEKKDQYFFTKGILLGIVTLPLGSIFGGILLGINISTLIINMIPIILLAAFLALGLIKWPDKLIKGFGYFSKVIVTIGAIGLMVSIFERISGIVIIPGMEPFDEGLKIVGSIAIVLCGAYPMMHIVTKVFRGPLSKLGEKMGIGENVVAGVVVSLANNVPAFLMMKDMDDRGKVICSAFAVSGAFTFGGQLGFVAGIEKTVIVPFIVSKLLAGISAVILAIAITRNFNEHSKSTYAKGQINLDSM